The following is a genomic window from uncultured Draconibacterium sp..
ATGAAAAACGAGGAGCTGGCAAAATTCACCGTTGAGAAAGCGGGTGTAGCGCTAAATGATGGCGGACGTTTCGGAATTGGCGGCGATGGTTTCCTTCGTATGAACATCGGTTGTCCACGTAGTGTATTACAGGAAGCGCTTGAGCGTTTGGAAAAAGCTTTCGGATAAAGATTATTTTACTTTGCCCGGATTCTTTTTAACAAAGTCGCCCCAGCTTTTATACTCTTTCGATTTTGGGGGTTTGCTCATTTGTATAAAATGACAAATGGCCACAGCCACGGCATCGGTTTCGTCGAGTACTTTATCCATATCCTTCAGGTCGTAAACTTTTTGCAGAAAATAAGCGACCTGCTCTTTCGAGGCACGCCCCATTCCGGTAATGGCTTGCTTTACCAGCAAAGGTGCATATTCGTGAATCGGCACATCGTGCACCAACGCTGCGGCCATCAGCACACCTTGTCCGCGCCCCAGCTTTAGCATCGACTGCACGTTTTTACCATAAAACGGTGCTTCAATGGCCATAACATCCGGTTTGTATTCTTTTACCAGGTGCAGCGCCCGCTCGTGCAGGTATTTTAAGCGCACATAATGATCGGAATACCTTTTCGGCGTAATGTTTCCCATATGCAAAATCACCGGCTTTTTATCTCTCACCTCAACCAAACCATAGCCGGTTACCGTTGTTCCGGGATCGATGCCCAATATACGAAGCGGTTTATCCATTCGCTGAAAATAGTAATTTGTTATTAGCTGCTGAAATTTATGTCCGTTTAGTTTTTGAGGCTAGCTTCTGTTTTCTCAGACTCTTTCTATCGAGTTGCTGAACCAACACTCCCGATACTATAAAAATCAAACCAATAAAGGTTGTAAAGTAGATGGTTTCTTTTAAAATAAGATGAATAAAAACCAGCGACAGGAAGGGGGCAAAAAATACCAGGTTACCGATTTTTGCATTGCTGCTGGTCAGGTTCATGGCTTTTAACCACAATACGTAAGTAATACCCACTTCAAAAATACCTGAGTAAATAGTGGCGATAAACGCTTCGCCCCAATGTACCCTAAACGACGAAAACAACGCCACCACCGGCACCAAGAAAACCATCCCGATAGCAAAGTTAAGAAAGAGTTTCACCACCTGATCGCGGGTATCTTTCACATTAAATATCCAATACAACGACCACAGGATTGAACTTCCAACCGCCAGCACAACTCCCAACGGATTGGTGTTGCGAAATCCATCGAAACCTCCCTGCGACGAAATAAAAAACACGCCAATAAAACTGATGAGCAGCGCCACAAAACTTATCCAGCTAATTTTTTGTTTGAGCAGGGGCACCGAAAGCAGCGCCAAAGTTATGGGCCAAATCATATTCAGCGGTTGCGCCACTTGCGCCGGAAGCAAAGAATAGGCTTTAAACAAAACCAGGTAATACAACAGCGGATTAAAAGCCCCCATTAACAGCGAATACAACCATTCGCGTTTGGTTTGTTTAAAAATTAAATGCGTTTTTCGTTGTGCTACCAACACAAAAAACAGCAACACCACCGTTACTGCCGACACATAAAATATAAGCTGAATAAAATCGTATTCGCGCAACGCCAGTTTAAACGATGTGGCTACGGTTGACCAAAACAACACGGCCAATCCGGCATACAAATATGTTTTTACGGTTTGCGACACAAGCTGGTAAAATCTGTACGCCAAAGTACAAAAAGAAATTAGACGGAATTCTGCCCCGCAAACAAATACAACTAAGAAATTTGCTAACAGAATTGTTTCTCCCATAAACAAACCTTTAAACCATAAAAACCCGGAGAAAAGCTGTTTAAACAAACGTTTAAGGCCAAAAGATTCGCCGGTCGCGATTTAAACTAAAATTTAAGGATCAAAAGGATCGCGGCCTGCGTTTAAACAAATGTTTAAGCGGCAAAAGTTGCCTGCGAGCATTTAAAACTAAAGTTTATGCTCCAAAAGGATGAGAAGTGGCACTTAAACATTTGTTTAAGCCTAAAAACCGATCCAATCCTTTAAACTTTTGTTTATTGCGAAAAACGATTTCTCCTAATATCAATAAAAAGCGACTATATTTATTGCTGTAAAAACCTATTTAAGTGATAATTATTTGTAACCCGCTCAAATTTCATCGCGGTTTGAGAGAAAAGGGCAACGCAATTTGCCTCTACTCACTCAATTTAGAGTTTTGTGCAATTAAAACGAATTGAAAACTGAAAGAAAAAATAACAGCAAGTGCAAGCAAAAATCAGATACACCTTTTCCGGGAAATTATGGAAATCGGCAGGACAAGCAGGATGGTATTTCATTTCACTTCCTATTGAAATATCAAAAGAAATCAGGGAAAATTTAAAATGGCAAGAAGAGGGCTGGGGGCGAATGGAAGCAACTGCTACTATTGAAAAAGAAGAATGGGAAACGGCTATTTGGTTTGACAAAAAACAGGACACTTATCTGCTACCCATAAAGGCCGATATTAGAAAAAAACTAAAGCTAGAGATAGATCAAACGCGAGCTGTAAGCATTGCGATATAAAATAGCACTTCATAAGAATTAAAATGCTTTTCTTAAAATTCACCGGGTTTTATCCCTTCCATAAACACCCCTTCTTTATTTTCCGGCTTTTTATCAGGATAAACTTTTCGTAGTTCCCGGTATTTCCCGCGCGATTCTTCGGTAAACACACTTCCCGGGTAGCTGGTAAGCATTTGTTTGTACAGCTCTTTTGCTTTTTCTGGTTGCCCAAGATGGTAGTTATTAAGCTCGGCCAGCAGATACAAGGCATCGTCGCCCAGCAGGTCGTAACTAAAATCGGTAACAATAGTTTGCAGATACTCGGCAGCCATTGCATAGTTCTGGTTGTCCATTTCAATTTTTGCCTTCCGGAAAAGAATATTATCCACCAGCGAATGATACGGATACAATTCGGTAATAGAATCCAAAACCAGCATTGCTTCATCCGCACGGTTTTGGAAAAACAACAAATCAGCAGCAGCAAACATTTGCAACGGAACCGCGGTGGTATCAAGGTTGAGATTATTGCCTATCAGCATCGACAGCTCCATGGCATCGTTGGCCGTTAGTTTCGAGGTGCTGGCTTTTAACACATCTAACTGTGCTTTTGCCCAGCTAAAGTTGCCCATGTAATAGCCCAACTTTGCTTTTTTTAGTTTTACCTCGTCGCCCAGCGAGTTCTTTTTATTGGCTTCAATTACCTGCGAATATATCAACATGGCTTCCCACGGATCGTCGGCATAAACATAAATATCAGCCATTTCAGTTTTTAGCAACCCCAATTCATCGGGTTTCAGTTGCGGAACTTTTTCTCCTTTCTCCAGCACTGCAATTGCTTTTTCGGTATCGTTCAGATAAAAAGCCAGCAAATGTGCATACTCGCGCACCAGATGCAAAGTAGCCGGGCCAATGTTCAGGTACAACAATCCGTTTTCAAAATCGGTGGCCAAAGTTTGCCCCTGTTCCAGATTGCCATCTCCCTCATTGGTATATTCCATGTATTTGGCATGAATATTCCGGGCAAAAGCCTGCGAAAAATATGGTGTTTCTTCCCCTTTATCCATTAAATACTGATAAGCTTTTTGTGCCTGTGCATACTCCTTGTTCCGTAATGCCAGATCGCCCAATTGCGCAATTTGACCATCTTCTGCTCCGGTTCTTTTATCCAAAGCAATGGACTGGCGCAATGCTCCCGAAAATTTCTTTTCCTGCAAAAGAAACCAAATCAGCAAACGATTATAACCAATTACATTAGGTTCGGCCTGAATACGTTTTAGCACCTGCCCCCGAAACTGATCGCGCAAACCATCGTCGATATCCAGCCGCATAGCCGACGACAAACTGCTTTGCACCCGCGCCAGATGTTTTTCATCTTCGCGCAACAGGTTCAAATACTCTTCCATCATATTGGTGTAATCGCGCAAATACAGATACGACCGTGCCAACTCATAATTAAACGACTGATCGGGCAAAGCAGCTCTTCCTTTTAAATAAGTATCGCGCGCCAAACCGTACTCGCCCCAACCTAAAAACGAATTGGCGGTAGTTAAATAAGCTCCACGGTTAGCCGGTGTCTTGTCAATCGCTTCCTGAAACATAGCGTCGGCTTCTTCAATCCTGTTCTGGCTTTTGTAAACTTGTCCCAGATGCACGTAGTATTCCGGCCGTGGCGTTTTTTGTTTTTTAATTTCCTGCTGAAGCTCCGACTCTGCCTCACCATATTGTTCCAGACTAATCAAACTGTTTATGTAATATCGGAAATACGTGCTGTTACGGGTTAGCTGATGCACCTCTTTTAGTAAAGGCGCTGCTTTTTCATAGTCTTTTGCATTGTAGTAACGAATAGCCAGACTCGATTTGGATTGAACCTCAGACCTCTTCTGTTGGGCGAATCCAGAATTCAATCCCGTAATTAATATCAATAGTATGAATATATATCTCATTGTTTTCTGCACGTTGTACAAAAATAACACAGTTGTTCGAACTATGCTTTTTTTAAGAACAATTTCGAGAGTTAGGAGTTTAATCAATTTTAGTTTGGTTTTAAACTTTTACATTTGCACAAAATAAATTTGTTATGGCACATGAGTTGAATGGCAGAGAACGCCTGCCAAAGTGGATGAAGATGAAAATGCCGAAGGGAGAAAGCTATTCGAAGGTAAAGAACCTGGTGAATAAACATGGCTTACACACCATTTGCACCAGCGGAAACTGCCCGAATATTGGTGAATGCTGGAACCGGGGAACAGCCACATTTATGATTTTAGGAAACATCTGTACCCGAAAGTGTAAATTCTGTGCCGTGCCTAATGGAATGCCGCTTGCTCCTGATTTGGAAGAACCCAAAAAGCTGGCCGAATCGGTGCGCATTATGGGAGTAAAACACTGTGTTATTACTTCGGTTGACCGCGATGATTTGGAAGATCAGGGTGCCGGAATCTGGGCAGAAACCATTCGCGAAGTAAAACGCGTGAACCCGGAAACAAAAATTGAGGTATTAATTCCTGATTTCCGTGGAAAAATGGAATTAGTGCAACAGGTGATTGATGCCGGTCCGGATGTGATTTCGCACAACCTGGAAACGACCGAAGAACGTACTCCGTTTATTCGTTTTGCTGCCAAATACCGCCGTAGTCTGGATGTAATTAAATATGTTGCCGACAATTTCGGACGGGCAAAATCGGGAATTATGCTTGGCTTGGGCGAAAAGCACGAAGATGTGCTAAAAACTATGGACGATTTACTGGAAGCCGGTTGTAAAGTTATGACCATTGGTCAGTACCTGGCGCCAACAACAAAACACATGCCTGTAGTTGAATACATTGAGCCGGAAAAATTTAAAGAATACCGCAACATTGGCATCCGCAAAGGCTTTAAATTTGTTGAAAGCTCGCCATTGGTGCGTAGTTCGTACCGGGCCGAAGAACATGTAAAAGCATAAGAAAAGTGATCAATATTCAGTCGCAGCTAACAGATGTAAAACTCGTAGCTTGAGGCTTGTAACTAAAAAATATGGCAAATTTTAATTACGTCGATCTTGGTTTAAAAGAATATAAAGCGTGTTGGGATTACCAGGAAGAGCGCTTGCTGGAGCTTACCACCAAAAAGAGAAGTACGGGCAAACCTACAGCGGATAACCATTTTATTCTGGTTGAGCACCCACATGTTTATACACTGGGGAAAAGTGGCGACGAAGCCAATATGATGGCCAATGCCGATTTCTTGAAAAAGATTGAAGCCACGTATTTCAAAATAAACCGTGGTGGCGATATTACTTATCACGGACCGGGGCAGTTGGTTGGTTACCCAATCATCGATCTGGAGCATTACAAAATTGGCGTGCGCGAATACATTGAAAAAATGGAAGATGCCATTATTGCAACAGTTGCCGAGTATGGACTGGAAGCCGGAAGAAAAGAAGGTGCTACCGGCGTGTGGCTGCAACCCGACCACAAAGTGCGTGCACGAAAAATCTGTGCTATCGGGGTACGTGTGAGCCGCTACGTTACCATGCACGGTTTTGCACTTAACGTAAACACCGACATGCGTTATTACAACTACATCAACCCGTGTGGCTTTGCCTCATCGGCGGTAACTTCTATTCAGCAAGAGCTTGGTCGAGAAATTTCGATGGATGAAGTTAAAGAGATCGTAAAGAAAAAATTCAACGAAGTTTACTGAGCCCATTCCTAATTGGCTGAAAAAAGAAGACTTGCTGCAGGACACTCTAACTTGTTGCTTTTATAAGCACAGAAAAGTCAATACAAAATGTCCAACTAAAAGAACACACAAATATTGAGTATTAGGTATTAATACACAGCAGGATCCGTTTGCAATGGGATAACACACAAACACAGAGATTTTCGTAAGCAGGGATGTAACTAAACTACCAAAACAATTAATTCCCGACAGTTTCGCTAACGTGTTTAAGCACTAATTGCTCGATAGCTCTTTTGTCAAAAGGCTTCAGTAGATAATCGACTATTTCTCCTTTATCCAGGGCTTTCAAAATCTCCGGGTTTCCCTGATAACACGATAGTATGATGCATGGAATATGCGCACATACATTTCTAATTTCCCGGATAAACTCCAGCCCGTTCATAGCAGGCATTCTCATATCGGAGATTACAAATTTTATGTCAGGATGGCTGGTAAATACCTCGATGCCTTTCTCCCCGCTATTCGCACTTAACACCTCAAAAACTTTCGAGAATGTTAAACGAAAAACAGTGATATTCAATTCTTCATCGTCCACATAAAGAATTTTGGGTTTGTCATTCATGTTTCGTTCGGTTTTGTAGTGATATAAACGTTACGGTTGTTCATTTGTTTACTTCCGACTCAAATTCGAGGCTTCCTTCATGTTCTTTAATAATGCGAAAGACAGTTGAAAGTCTTAAACGAGTTTCTTTTCCACCGGATCGTTAGTGGTATAAAAGGGGCGGCGATTTTATTTATATCTCCCTTTTCTATCCCCTACCTGAGTCAGTTACTGTAATGATAAAATGATTATTGTTTTTATCCGAATTTCTACGAATTGTATTATGGAGAAATTAAAATGAAGGCTGAGTTACAATCTGTGCAAGCGAAAGAAGTCGCCTTTAACGCTATTCATTTTGACAAATAATCTCCATCATATTTTCAGGCTTATGCAAGGGTGCAAATCCAAATTGTTTGTACAATCCGTGTGCATCATCGGTTCCCAGTCCCCAACGTCGAAGCCCCTGCAAATGGTTATGTGTTATTATGACTTCCATTAATTTTTTGCCGTAACCCTTCCCCTGGAATTCAGGAAGAATAAAAACATCGAGCAGCCAGGCAAAAACAGCGTAGTCGGTGATTACACGCGCAAAACCAACCTGTTTGTTTTCGATGTATACACCAAAACACAGCGAATTTTCGATGGAACGCTGCACGGTTTCCAATGTACGCCCTTTCGCCCAATACGATTCGTTCGACAAATAATTATGAATAACCTTGATATCGAGCCTTTTCTTATCAGTTGAAATTTCTATCATCTTTTCTGTTTTACGAAGTTTTAAAATCCCATCAACTGCTTTACCTTTTCAGCATTATCCTGAGTGGTTAACATCTCCAACAACAAGAAAGCCACTCCCGCTGCCGTGGATGGATTCCACGAGGTGATCATATTATCGTCGACAACAATGGGCTGATCGAGTACATTTACACCAAAATTTTTCAGTGCCTCGCGCCATACTGTACTCCTATATGTCGTTCCGTTTTTACCTTTTAAGATACCACTCTTGCCAAGGGGCAAGGCACCCGCACAAATTGATGTAATAATTTTATCATTTGCCCGAAATTCCCGAATCAAATCGAGAAATTTATCGCTGTATGCATCCTTGTAAAAATCGTATACTTCAAATCCTCCGGGAATTGCCAGTGCATCAAATTCGTTTACGTTAACCTCGTCGATCTGATAATCGGCAATCAGTTTATGATCGAAAGCACTTTTAATTTCTTTGGTTACTCCGCAAACGTACAGTTTTGTTGAACAGTCGCCTTCTTCCATGTTCCAACCCATTACATCGATAAAAACACTTGCTTCAAAGAATTCGAATCCATTGGCTAATAGCAGTAATACTTTTTTCATCTTGACTTATAATTTTGGTATGAGTTGACTTATAATAAATAATGCTTTTCAATCCGTGGGAGGCTATCTATCGCTTATATTCTTTACGGGCTCAACGGGATATGTTGCGAATTTAACAAAAAAGATTAGCAATACATTTTGGGGTTCGGGCATAAAAAAGGGCTGAATTTGTTATCAATTCAGCCCCTGACTCTGGTTTTGCCTTTCGGCCCTATATTGTTTCAACTAAAACTCAAACACAGGTTTCCCGTCAGCATCAAACTTCACCTCCATCACTCGCGCATGACGGTTAGGATCGTACAACGGATCCTCAAGAATCTCTTCCAAAGGTCGTTTGTCGCTTTCGGGAACAACTGCAGGATCGCCAACAGCTTTCTCATAATCGCGGGCATGATAAATACACAATGGTGTTACATTATCTTCAGCTACAGTAAAACAATTGTGTCCCGGACCGTAAATACGCTTTTCGTAATCAGTTTCCAAAACCGGATATCTTGATTTCTTCCACGAATTCCGATCCAGCAAATCTGCATTTTCGTCGGCTTCCATTAATCCCATACAATAGCAAGCACCGGTGGCACTAACCGAGAACGTGATGTAAATTTTGCCCTTGTTTTTTATCACTGCTGGTCCCTCGTTCACCCAAAAACCAATTCTTTCCCAATCGTAATCGGGCGTGGTAAGCATAAACTGTATAGTTTTCAGTTTTATCGGCGATTCCATTTCTGCTAAATATAAATTGGATGCAGCAAACTGCCCGCCTGTTTTTTCGGCCCAACAGAAATAGCGTATTCCTTTATTCTCGAAAATGGTGGCGTCTAACGAAAAATCAATAAACGATTTCTCATCGCCATCGGCAGGCTGCATCATTCCCAATTCAATCCACTCATCTTTTAAAGGATTCTGGCCTTTACATTCCAAAACATAAGGACGCAATTTCCAAATGTCTTCCTCTTCGCTGGCTGCAAAGTAAACATACCATCTGCCATCGAGGTAATGAATTTCAGGGGCCCAGATATGGCGGCTCATCGGTCCGGTTTCGTGTTTAAACCACACATCAAAAGTTTCAGCCTCTTTTAAACCGGCTATGGTTTTACTTCTACGCAATTCTATACGATCGTAAGTTGGCACCGACCCCGTGAAGTAGTAATAACCGTCAGTATGTTTATACACAAACGGATCGGCGCGCTGCTCAACCAGTAGTGCATTTTTTCCAGTAGTATCCATCTTAAATATGAATTTT
Proteins encoded in this region:
- the ruvC gene encoding crossover junction endodeoxyribonuclease RuvC — its product is MDKPLRILGIDPGTTVTGYGLVEVRDKKPVILHMGNITPKRYSDHYVRLKYLHERALHLVKEYKPDVMAIEAPFYGKNVQSMLKLGRGQGVLMAAALVHDVPIHEYAPLLVKQAITGMGRASKEQVAYFLQKVYDLKDMDKVLDETDAVAVAICHFIQMSKPPKSKEYKSWGDFVKKNPGKVK
- a CDS encoding DMT family transporter; this translates as MAYRFYQLVSQTVKTYLYAGLAVLFWSTVATSFKLALREYDFIQLIFYVSAVTVVLLFFVLVAQRKTHLIFKQTKREWLYSLLMGAFNPLLYYLVLFKAYSLLPAQVAQPLNMIWPITLALLSVPLLKQKISWISFVALLISFIGVFFISSQGGFDGFRNTNPLGVVLAVGSSILWSLYWIFNVKDTRDQVVKLFLNFAIGMVFLVPVVALFSSFRVHWGEAFIATIYSGIFEVGITYVLWLKAMNLTSSNAKIGNLVFFAPFLSLVFIHLILKETIYFTTFIGLIFIVSGVLVQQLDRKSLRKQKLASKTKRT
- a CDS encoding DUF1905 domain-containing protein, giving the protein MQAKIRYTFSGKLWKSAGQAGWYFISLPIEISKEIRENLKWQEEGWGRMEATATIEKEEWETAIWFDKKQDTYLLPIKADIRKKLKLEIDQTRAVSIAI
- a CDS encoding tetratricopeptide repeat protein, whose product is MRYIFILLILITGLNSGFAQQKRSEVQSKSSLAIRYYNAKDYEKAAPLLKEVHQLTRNSTYFRYYINSLISLEQYGEAESELQQEIKKQKTPRPEYYVHLGQVYKSQNRIEEADAMFQEAIDKTPANRGAYLTTANSFLGWGEYGLARDTYLKGRAALPDQSFNYELARSYLYLRDYTNMMEEYLNLLREDEKHLARVQSSLSSAMRLDIDDGLRDQFRGQVLKRIQAEPNVIGYNRLLIWFLLQEKKFSGALRQSIALDKRTGAEDGQIAQLGDLALRNKEYAQAQKAYQYLMDKGEETPYFSQAFARNIHAKYMEYTNEGDGNLEQGQTLATDFENGLLYLNIGPATLHLVREYAHLLAFYLNDTEKAIAVLEKGEKVPQLKPDELGLLKTEMADIYVYADDPWEAMLIYSQVIEANKKNSLGDEVKLKKAKLGYYMGNFSWAKAQLDVLKASTSKLTANDAMELSMLIGNNLNLDTTAVPLQMFAAADLLFFQNRADEAMLVLDSITELYPYHSLVDNILFRKAKIEMDNQNYAMAAEYLQTIVTDFSYDLLGDDALYLLAELNNYHLGQPEKAKELYKQMLTSYPGSVFTEESRGKYRELRKVYPDKKPENKEGVFMEGIKPGEF
- the lipA gene encoding lipoyl synthase, with product MAHELNGRERLPKWMKMKMPKGESYSKVKNLVNKHGLHTICTSGNCPNIGECWNRGTATFMILGNICTRKCKFCAVPNGMPLAPDLEEPKKLAESVRIMGVKHCVITSVDRDDLEDQGAGIWAETIREVKRVNPETKIEVLIPDFRGKMELVQQVIDAGPDVISHNLETTEERTPFIRFAAKYRRSLDVIKYVADNFGRAKSGIMLGLGEKHEDVLKTMDDLLEAGCKVMTIGQYLAPTTKHMPVVEYIEPEKFKEYRNIGIRKGFKFVESSPLVRSSYRAEEHVKA
- the lipB gene encoding lipoyl(octanoyl) transferase LipB, with amino-acid sequence MANFNYVDLGLKEYKACWDYQEERLLELTTKKRSTGKPTADNHFILVEHPHVYTLGKSGDEANMMANADFLKKIEATYFKINRGGDITYHGPGQLVGYPIIDLEHYKIGVREYIEKMEDAIIATVAEYGLEAGRKEGATGVWLQPDHKVRARKICAIGVRVSRYVTMHGFALNVNTDMRYYNYINPCGFASSAVTSIQQELGREISMDEVKEIVKKKFNEVY
- a CDS encoding response regulator gives rise to the protein MNDKPKILYVDDEELNITVFRLTFSKVFEVLSANSGEKGIEVFTSHPDIKFVISDMRMPAMNGLEFIREIRNVCAHIPCIILSCYQGNPEILKALDKGEIVDYLLKPFDKRAIEQLVLKHVSETVGN
- a CDS encoding GNAT family N-acetyltransferase; translation: MIEISTDKKRLDIKVIHNYLSNESYWAKGRTLETVQRSIENSLCFGVYIENKQVGFARVITDYAVFAWLLDVFILPEFQGKGYGKKLMEVIITHNHLQGLRRWGLGTDDAHGLYKQFGFAPLHKPENMMEIICQNE
- a CDS encoding DJ-1/PfpI family protein, translating into MKKVLLLLANGFEFFEASVFIDVMGWNMEEGDCSTKLYVCGVTKEIKSAFDHKLIADYQIDEVNVNEFDALAIPGGFEVYDFYKDAYSDKFLDLIREFRANDKIITSICAGALPLGKSGILKGKNGTTYRSTVWREALKNFGVNVLDQPIVVDDNMITSWNPSTAAGVAFLLLEMLTTQDNAEKVKQLMGF
- a CDS encoding family 43 glycosylhydrolase, giving the protein MDTTGKNALLVEQRADPFVYKHTDGYYYFTGSVPTYDRIELRRSKTIAGLKEAETFDVWFKHETGPMSRHIWAPEIHYLDGRWYVYFAASEEEDIWKLRPYVLECKGQNPLKDEWIELGMMQPADGDEKSFIDFSLDATIFENKGIRYFCWAEKTGGQFAASNLYLAEMESPIKLKTIQFMLTTPDYDWERIGFWVNEGPAVIKNKGKIYITFSVSATGACYCMGLMEADENADLLDRNSWKKSRYPVLETDYEKRIYGPGHNCFTVAEDNVTPLCIYHARDYEKAVGDPAVVPESDKRPLEEILEDPLYDPNRHARVMEVKFDADGKPVFEF